The proteins below come from a single Miscanthus floridulus cultivar M001 chromosome 1, ASM1932011v1, whole genome shotgun sequence genomic window:
- the LOC136470412 gene encoding uncharacterized protein codes for MAVPNYTYLKLKMPGPNGVMMIESMYEHAYDYDVECIEYAEALVEAETLIVDLDRLGSQLPEPKRRAGTFEPTEAVKLVPVDPACPDDRALRISATLDIK; via the coding sequence atggcggtccccaactacacctacctcaagctcaagatgccaggtcccAACGGTGTCATGATGATTGagtccatgtacgagcatgcatatgactatgacgttgagtgcatcgagtacgccgaggctctcgtggaggccgagaccctcatcgtcgaccTTGACCGACTCGGTAGCCAGCTGCCTGAGCCCAAGCGTCGAGCCGGGACTTTTGAGCCTACGGAGGCCGTCAAACTCGTcccagtcgaccccgcctgccccgacgaccgggcgctgaggatcagcgccactctcgacatcaaatag